A region of the bacterium genome:
ATTATCCGGTATATGTCGATTCTGGCGAGGTTGTTCTCGCCGAATCCCCGTTCCTTTGCGATGCGCAGGTAAGGTATCTCCAGGGGGTCGTGGCCCATGATATAAGAGCCGACCGCGTCCACCTCGGGCGAAGAAAGCCCCACGATCACGATATTGCACAGCTCGTCGCGCCCGACATTGAACCCGCTGCCGTCCCTTCCGATGATACCCTCGACGATATTGATATCGGGAGTAATGGCCATGGCCGAATCGATCGCCCGCTGGCTCCATTGCTCGTCCCACATCAGCGGGCCGGGGATGTCGCTCATGAACTCCTGAATTTTGGCCGAGTCGTCCTTGATCTTTCTGAACGCCTCCCAGCCGCCTTTCTTTTCGTAGAGCGGATAGAGATTCTCGTAATCCCAGTGCTTGAAACCTGCCGCGCGGTGTTTGAGAAATCCCGCTTCGACATTCTGGTAGTAGTTCCCCACAAAATCGCGGTCGAAATCGATGTTATAGGTATCCCTGCATATGCGCTCCATAATCTCCCAGCGGTTGCAGTATTGGCCGTAGCCGGAGGGGACTCCACCCTGACGGTTTTTGGTGGACAGGGTCGTCAGCCCCAGGTTGTGACACTTGAACTTCGGCATGTTGATGAAAAAATTGTCCTTGTCGCCGATCGGTCTGGTAGTGGGGATGTTTTTCCATATCTGGGGAGTGCCGGGAACACGGTGCCAGTTGAGTTCGTCCTTTGTATAATGGGCGAAATCGAGGTATTTGGCCTCGATAAGCTTGAGTTCGATCCTGTCCAGTGTGGCATAGAGTCCGCTCTTGCGGTGGTCGACCACATTCGAGCCTCGGGCGGTCGTGATGCTGTTCGAGTTGCCCAGTTCACGAAGACCCTGCGCGATACCGATGATAAAATCGTGGGAGGTATTGGTGCCAACCGTCGGATAATTCACCACATCGGGCACCCACGTCAGATTCGGCAATATGAGAGTTGAGCCGCCTTTCCTCGTGCCCTTGACGAATATCCGTGGCACGATTCCCTTTGCGGTCTCCTCGATCTGTTCACGTGCCTCGGAGAAGAATCCCTGCGGACTTCGCCGTGCATCGACATGGGTTTCGATCAGGAAAACCGCCCGCGGATTGTTCCGGATTTCGGGTCTGATCTCGGGCATGATGTTTTTCTCTTTGCCCTGGTCGAGGAGATACAGCCCCTCCTCGATGCCGATGCCGCCGCCACTGCTGAACGCCTCGACTTCCGGCATGGCATATCC
Encoded here:
- a CDS encoding DUF362 domain-containing protein, with the protein product MERRSFIKKTATGCAAFAGTGLFGYAMPEVEAFSSGGGIGIEEGLYLLDQGKEKNIMPEIRPEIRNNPRAVFLIETHVDARRSPQGFFSEAREQIEETAKGIVPRIFVKGTRKGGSTLILPNLTWVPDVVNYPTVGTNTSHDFIIGIAQGLRELGNSNSITTARGSNVVDHRKSGLYATLDRIELKLIEAKYLDFAHYTKDELNWHRVPGTPQIWKNIPTTRPIGDKDNFFINMPKFKCHNLGLTTLSTKNRQGGVPSGYGQYCNRWEIMERICRDTYNIDFDRDFVGNYYQNVEAGFLKHRAAGFKHWDYENLYPLYEKKGGWEAFRKIKDDSAKIQEFMSDIPGPLMWDEQWSQRAIDSAMAITPDINIVEGIIGRDGSGFNVGRDELCNIVIVGLSSPEVDAVGSYIMGHDPLEIPYLRIAKERGFGENNLARIDIYRIMENEIVPVKDLSKIKRTPLGVNMHSWEETGERLFW